Proteins encoded by one window of Porphyrobacter sp. YT40:
- a CDS encoding sulfite exporter TauE/SafE family protein yields the protein MDVYLPIANLSVNGLYIVLLGGLTGILSGLFGVGGGFLTTPLLIFYGIPPTVAAASAATQVTGASVSGVLAHSRRKGVDYRMGAVMVGGGIIGALIGAVLFSALQSLGQIDVVISILYVLMLGSIGTLMLREAVSAIRPGMLGKAGSPVKKRRHHPLVASLPYRWRFYASGLYISPLAPAILGMLVGILTMLMGVGGGFLLVPAMLYILGMSGNVVVGTSLFQILFVTMVTTMTHALTTKAVDLVLAALLLLGSVLGAQFGTQIALKAKPEYLRLALAALVLLIALRMLYGLGVQPDEIYTVVPL from the coding sequence ATGGACGTCTACCTGCCCATCGCGAATCTCTCGGTCAACGGGCTCTACATCGTCCTTCTGGGCGGGCTGACGGGCATCCTGTCGGGCCTGTTCGGCGTGGGCGGCGGATTTCTGACCACGCCGCTGCTGATCTTCTACGGCATCCCCCCCACCGTTGCGGCCGCCTCGGCGGCGACGCAGGTGACGGGGGCGAGCGTTTCGGGCGTGCTCGCCCATTCGCGCCGCAAGGGGGTAGATTACCGCATGGGCGCGGTGATGGTCGGCGGCGGGATCATCGGCGCGCTGATCGGGGCGGTGCTGTTCAGCGCGCTGCAATCGCTCGGCCAGATCGATGTCGTGATCAGCATTCTCTATGTGCTGATGCTCGGGTCGATCGGCACGCTGATGCTGCGCGAGGCGGTGAGCGCGATCCGCCCCGGGATGCTCGGCAAGGCGGGGTCGCCGGTGAAAAAGCGTCGCCACCACCCGCTGGTCGCCAGCCTGCCCTATCGCTGGCGCTTCTATGCCTCGGGCCTCTACATCTCGCCGTTGGCCCCGGCGATCCTCGGGATGCTGGTCGGCATCCTCACCATGCTGATGGGCGTGGGGGGCGGCTTCCTGCTGGTGCCGGCGATGCTCTATATCCTCGGCATGAGCGGGAATGTCGTGGTCGGCACCTCGCTGTTCCAGATCCTGTTCGTGACGATGGTCACCACCATGACCCACGCGCTGACGACCAAGGCGGTCGATCTGGTGCTCGCCGCGCTGCTGCTGCTGGGTTCGGTGCTGGGCGCGCAGTTCGGCACGCAGATCGCGCTCAAGGCCAAGCCCGAATATCTGCGCCTGGCGCTCGCCGCACTGGTGCTGCTGATCGCATTGCGGATGCTCTACGGTCTCGGCGTGCAGCCCGACGAGATCTACACCGTGGTGCCGCTTTGA
- a CDS encoding TIGR02186 family protein — translation MLVWQGLTATPALAQREPVLVPAVSQSRIEVRQGFTGARLLLYGAVIDPAGAGSRGEEYDIVVVLKGPSEAVRIREKERIAGIWANAGSSDFRSAPAFFAVASSRPVDKIVDERTAAIYELGTEFIQLSPSGEIDPEEQARFAKGLVELRQRQGLYQEDPGGVRIAEKVLYQARINLPSNVSTGRYTAETFAISRGRVLASATADIEVVKAGLEGQVVTAAQRWSFLYGLGAIGLSLMMGWVAGRLFARG, via the coding sequence GTGCTGGTCTGGCAGGGCCTCACCGCAACCCCCGCGCTCGCCCAGCGCGAGCCGGTGCTGGTGCCCGCCGTCAGCCAGTCACGGATCGAGGTGCGGCAGGGGTTCACCGGCGCGCGGCTGCTGCTCTACGGCGCGGTGATCGACCCGGCGGGTGCGGGCAGCCGGGGCGAGGAGTACGACATCGTCGTCGTGCTCAAGGGCCCCTCCGAAGCGGTGCGCATCCGCGAGAAGGAGCGTATCGCCGGAATCTGGGCCAATGCCGGATCGAGCGATTTCCGCTCGGCCCCGGCCTTCTTCGCGGTCGCATCCTCGCGGCCTGTCGACAAGATCGTCGATGAACGCACGGCGGCGATCTACGAGCTCGGCACCGAGTTCATCCAGCTCAGCCCGAGCGGCGAGATCGACCCCGAGGAACAGGCCCGCTTCGCCAAGGGTCTGGTCGAGCTGCGCCAGCGTCAGGGGCTCTATCAGGAAGACCCCGGCGGGGTGCGCATCGCCGAGAAGGTGCTCTATCAGGCGCGCATCAACCTGCCCTCCAACGTCTCGACCGGGCGCTACACCGCTGAAACCTTCGCCATTTCGCGCGGGCGGGTGCTGGCGAGCGCGACCGCCGATATCGAGGTGGTGAAGGCCGGACTCGAAGGGCAGGTCGTCACCGCCGCGCAGCGCTGGTCGTTTCTCTACGGGCTGGGTGCGATCGGGTTGTCGCTGATGATGGGCTGGGTCGCCGGACGCCTGTTCGCCCGCGGCTAA
- a CDS encoding DUF87 domain-containing protein: MTDHGRQDFERFTGPNPAGEEERAAAHAAAPAQGPDNARLPIGVVLEISGSGSQIALDLQRINECMTDADASIAMAGQVGSQIKIRVGDSWLLANVRDQRKDRRTEGGIIANIDFLGEGGEEKLTGRIHGFRRGVTRYPIPGAMIYPCTTKDLEQIYASDGRASITVGKVFPTKDIRAGLYVDAMLGKHFALLGSTGTGKSTSAALILHRICEAAPKGHIVMIDPHGEYSAAFRQTGQILDVSNLQMPYWLMNFEEHAEVLLSSSGNERQMDADILAKVLLAARSKNRLAQTMGKITVDSPIPYLLSDFSNILQDEMGRLDKATSTAPYMRIKTKLDELKADPRYQFMFSGMLVGDTMVEFIGKIFRMPGHGKPISIIDVSGVPSDITSTVVAVLSRLVFDFAIWGREEKTRPVLLVCEEAHRYVPNEKNADGSSVGKILSRIAKEGRKYGISLGLITQRPSDLAEGVLSQCGTIISMRLNNDRDQAFVRAAMPEGARGFLDSIPALRNRECIICGEGVSIPIRVAFDNLEEHRRPASEDPSFVELWSQDGGEEELVERVVMRWRSQG, translated from the coding sequence ATGACCGATCACGGCAGGCAGGACTTCGAACGCTTCACCGGCCCCAATCCGGCGGGCGAGGAAGAGCGGGCCGCCGCCCACGCCGCCGCACCGGCGCAGGGGCCCGACAATGCGCGCCTGCCGATCGGTGTGGTGTTGGAGATTTCGGGCTCGGGCTCGCAGATCGCGCTCGATCTGCAGCGCATCAACGAATGCATGACCGACGCCGATGCCTCGATCGCGATGGCCGGGCAGGTCGGCAGTCAGATCAAGATCCGCGTCGGCGACAGCTGGCTGCTCGCCAACGTGCGCGACCAGCGCAAGGACCGCCGCACCGAAGGCGGGATCATCGCCAATATCGACTTCCTCGGCGAAGGCGGCGAGGAGAAGCTGACCGGGCGCATTCACGGCTTCCGGCGCGGTGTCACCCGCTACCCGATCCCCGGCGCGATGATCTATCCCTGCACCACCAAGGATCTCGAACAGATCTACGCCAGCGATGGCCGCGCGAGCATTACCGTGGGTAAGGTCTTCCCGACCAAGGATATCCGCGCGGGGCTCTATGTCGATGCGATGCTGGGCAAGCACTTCGCGCTGCTCGGATCGACCGGCACCGGCAAGTCGACCAGCGCCGCGCTGATCCTGCACCGCATCTGCGAAGCCGCGCCCAAGGGTCACATCGTCATGATCGACCCCCACGGCGAATATTCCGCCGCGTTCCGCCAGACCGGCCAGATCCTCGACGTCTCCAACCTGCAGATGCCCTACTGGCTGATGAACTTCGAAGAGCACGCCGAAGTGCTGCTCTCCAGCAGCGGCAACGAACGGCAGATGGATGCCGACATTCTCGCCAAGGTGCTGCTTGCCGCGCGGTCGAAGAACCGGCTGGCGCAGACCATGGGCAAGATCACGGTGGATTCGCCGATCCCCTATCTGCTGTCCGATTTCAGCAACATCCTGCAGGACGAGATGGGCCGCCTCGACAAGGCCACCTCGACCGCGCCCTACATGCGGATCAAGACCAAGCTCGACGAGCTGAAGGCCGATCCGCGCTACCAGTTCATGTTCTCCGGCATGCTGGTGGGCGACACGATGGTGGAGTTCATCGGCAAGATCTTCCGCATGCCCGGCCACGGCAAGCCGATCTCGATCATCGACGTATCGGGCGTGCCGTCCGACATCACCTCGACCGTGGTCGCGGTGCTCAGCCGCCTCGTCTTCGACTTCGCGATCTGGGGCCGCGAGGAAAAGACCCGGCCCGTGCTGCTGGTGTGCGAGGAAGCGCACCGCTACGTCCCCAACGAAAAGAACGCCGACGGATCGTCGGTCGGCAAGATCCTCAGCCGGATCGCCAAGGAAGGGCGCAAATACGGGATTTCGCTGGGCCTCATCACCCAGCGCCCCTCCGACCTTGCCGAAGGCGTGCTGTCGCAGTGCGGCACGATCATCTCGATGCGTCTCAACAACGACCGCGACCAGGCCTTCGTGCGCGCGGCCATGCCCGAAGGCGCGCGCGGCTTCCTCGATTCGATCCCCGCCCTGCGCAACCGCGAATGCATCATCTGCGGCGAGGGCGTGTCGATCCCGATCCGCGTCGCCTTCGACAACCTCGAGGAACACCGGCGCCCGGCCTCGGAAGACCCGAGCTTCGTCGAATTGTGGAGCCAGGACGGCGGCGAGGAAGAGCTGGTCGAGCGCGTCGTGATGCGCTGGAGAAGCCAGGGCTAG
- a CDS encoding 7-carboxy-7-deazaguanine synthase QueE — translation MNLTLATDDSGGPEIFASLQGEGPSMGVPVAFVRLSRCNLACQWCDTAYTWRFEGDNRPHRDGIAYDRKANQVTLSTQETADRIAALGQTRLVITGGEPLLQAPALAEMLAHLDTLARPREGGDLADRGSRLRGSAPLVEIETNGTVVPPARLDVRVDQYNVSPKLSHSGNPAELALIPERLDAWAAEPRAFLKFVVATPADVDEVLALHARYRFRPERVFLMAEGTDSATLRARQAWLSELCLKHGFRMSDRMHIHLYGDTRGT, via the coding sequence ATGAACCTCACCCTCGCCACCGACGATAGCGGCGGGCCGGAGATCTTCGCCAGCCTGCAAGGCGAGGGGCCGAGCATGGGGGTGCCGGTTGCCTTCGTGCGGCTCTCGCGCTGCAACCTAGCCTGCCAGTGGTGCGACACCGCCTATACCTGGCGCTTCGAGGGCGACAACCGGCCGCACCGCGACGGCATCGCCTATGATCGCAAGGCCAATCAGGTGACGCTCTCGACGCAGGAAACGGCGGATCGCATTGCGGCGCTGGGGCAGACACGCCTCGTCATCACCGGGGGCGAGCCGCTGTTGCAGGCCCCGGCCCTTGCGGAAATGCTGGCGCATCTCGATACCCTTGCGCGTCCCCGCGAAGGCGGGGACCTTGCCGATAGAGGCTCCCGCCTGCGCGGGAGCGCGCCTTTGGTCGAGATCGAGACCAACGGCACGGTCGTCCCGCCCGCAAGGCTCGATGTGCGGGTCGATCAATACAATGTCAGCCCCAAGCTCTCGCATTCGGGCAATCCGGCCGAGCTTGCCCTGATCCCAGAACGGCTCGACGCATGGGCGGCAGAACCGCGCGCCTTCCTCAAGTTCGTGGTCGCCACCCCCGCCGATGTCGACGAGGTGCTCGCGCTGCACGCCCGCTATCGCTTCCGGCCCGAGCGGGTGTTCCTAATGGCCGAGGGCACCGACAGCGCGACGCTGCGCGCGCGGCAGGCGTGGCTCAGCGAGCTGTGCCTCAAACACGGCTTCCGCATGAGCGACCGGATGCATATTCACCTTTATGGGGATACGCGCGGAACGTGA
- a CDS encoding valine--tRNA ligase, with protein sequence MSNTLPTTFDPADIEARWYAHWEANGLFRPERPEAEAYTIVNPPPNVTGSLHIGHALDNTLQDVVIRYERLRGKDALWVVGMDHAGIATQMVVERQLEARQDKRTNYTREAFVEKVWEWKAESGGSIVGQLRRLGCSMDWSREQFTMDPHFTRAVIKTFVDLYNDGLIYRDKRLVNWDPKLKTAISDLEVETQTIAGSFWHFKYPLADGATLPDGRDYLEVATTRPETMLADMAVAVNPADERYASVVGKHVILPLTGRHIPVIADEHADPELGSGCVKITPGHDFNDFEVGKRAGFAAGEMLNMLDAEANVCQTADGLVPDEFLGLHRFRKDGVDGARELVVARMKEQGFLIPHITKSKDGEEVAHDAEPRQIATPFGDRGGVVIEPWLTDQWYVNAAELAKKPIEAVRSGEIQIVPKTWEKTFFNWMENIQPWCVSRQLWWGHRIPAWFADDGRCFVAEDEAAAQALAGEGVKLTQDEDVLDTWFSSALWPFATLGWPEADSPLLQKHFPNSLLISGFDILFFWDARMMMMGFYNMGQKPWDTLYLHGLVRAADGAKMSKSKGNVVDPLGLIDQYGADALRFFMAAMESQGRDIKMDEKRVEGYRNFATKLWNAARFCQSNGIGASDTVKAPPARLAANQWIIGELQACVTEIEKAMADLRFDAAANAIYQFTWSKFCDWYLELIKPVFAGDADSPPAVETRAVAGWALDQILVMLHPFMPFITEELWHKLGERPYELIVAQWPVPEAEVSKDATDAIDWVIDLTTSTRSAKNELGIAPGAKLAAWLAAPSDVAARTIERSSAAIERLARLTPVTIGEAPAGPAMQVTAGEDVFVIPLEGIVDIAAEKARLEKALATSTKEAKSLEGRLSNPAFAEKAKPEAVEKARADLAHHTGEVERLTAALARLG encoded by the coding sequence ATGAGCAACACCCTGCCCACCACTTTCGACCCCGCCGACATCGAGGCGCGCTGGTATGCCCACTGGGAAGCGAACGGCCTGTTCCGGCCCGAGCGTCCCGAGGCGGAAGCCTACACCATCGTCAACCCGCCGCCGAATGTGACGGGCAGCCTCCACATCGGCCACGCGCTCGACAACACGCTGCAGGACGTGGTGATCCGCTATGAACGCCTGCGCGGCAAGGACGCGCTGTGGGTGGTCGGCATGGACCACGCCGGGATCGCGACGCAGATGGTGGTCGAACGCCAATTGGAAGCGCGGCAGGACAAGCGCACCAACTACACCCGCGAGGCCTTCGTCGAGAAGGTGTGGGAATGGAAGGCCGAAAGCGGCGGCAGCATCGTGGGCCAGCTGCGCCGCCTCGGCTGCTCGATGGACTGGAGCCGCGAGCAGTTCACGATGGACCCGCACTTCACCCGCGCGGTGATCAAGACCTTCGTCGATCTCTACAACGATGGCCTGATCTACCGAGACAAGCGGCTGGTGAACTGGGACCCGAAGCTCAAGACCGCGATCAGCGATCTCGAAGTCGAGACGCAGACCATCGCGGGCAGTTTCTGGCACTTCAAATATCCGCTCGCCGACGGCGCGACCCTGCCCGATGGCCGCGATTATCTCGAAGTCGCCACCACGCGGCCCGAAACGATGCTCGCCGACATGGCCGTGGCGGTGAACCCGGCGGACGAACGCTATGCCAGCGTCGTCGGCAAGCACGTGATCCTGCCGCTGACCGGCCGCCACATCCCGGTGATCGCGGACGAACACGCCGATCCCGAACTGGGGAGCGGCTGCGTCAAGATCACGCCGGGCCATGATTTCAACGACTTCGAGGTGGGCAAGCGCGCCGGTTTCGCGGCGGGCGAGATGCTCAACATGCTCGATGCCGAGGCCAACGTCTGCCAGACGGCGGACGGGCTGGTGCCGGACGAGTTCCTCGGCCTCCACCGCTTCCGCAAGGACGGCGTGGACGGTGCGCGCGAGCTGGTCGTCGCGCGGATGAAGGAGCAGGGCTTCCTCATCCCCCACATCACCAAGTCCAAGGACGGTGAGGAAGTGGCGCACGACGCCGAACCGCGCCAGATCGCCACCCCCTTCGGCGACCGCGGCGGCGTGGTGATCGAACCGTGGCTGACGGACCAGTGGTATGTGAACGCCGCGGAACTTGCCAAGAAGCCGATCGAAGCCGTGCGCTCGGGCGAGATCCAGATCGTGCCCAAGACCTGGGAGAAGACCTTCTTCAACTGGATGGAGAACATCCAGCCGTGGTGCGTCTCGCGCCAGCTGTGGTGGGGGCACCGGATTCCGGCTTGGTTCGCCGATGATGGCCGCTGCTTCGTCGCCGAGGACGAGGCCGCCGCACAGGCGCTCGCGGGCGAGGGCGTGAAGCTGACGCAGGACGAGGACGTCCTCGATACGTGGTTCTCCTCGGCGCTGTGGCCCTTCGCCACGCTGGGGTGGCCGGAGGCGGACAGCCCGCTCCTGCAAAAGCACTTCCCCAACAGCCTGCTCATCTCCGGCTTCGACATCCTGTTCTTCTGGGATGCGCGGATGATGATGATGGGCTTTTACAACATGGGCCAGAAGCCCTGGGACACGCTCTACCTCCACGGCCTCGTGCGCGCGGCCGATGGCGCGAAGATGTCCAAGTCCAAGGGCAATGTGGTCGATCCATTGGGCCTCATCGACCAGTACGGCGCGGATGCGCTGCGGTTCTTCATGGCGGCGATGGAGAGCCAGGGCCGCGACATCAAGATGGATGAAAAGCGGGTCGAGGGCTATCGCAACTTCGCCACCAAGCTGTGGAACGCGGCGCGCTTCTGCCAGTCGAACGGGATCGGCGCTTCGGACACGGTCAAGGCCCCGCCTGCGCGCCTTGCCGCCAACCAGTGGATCATCGGAGAGTTGCAGGCCTGCGTGACCGAGATCGAAAAGGCGATGGCCGACCTGCGCTTCGACGCGGCGGCGAACGCGATCTATCAGTTCACGTGGTCGAAGTTCTGCGACTGGTATCTCGAGCTTATCAAGCCCGTCTTTGCAGGCGACGCGGACAGCCCGCCCGCCGTGGAAACCCGCGCGGTTGCCGGCTGGGCGCTCGACCAGATCCTCGTCATGCTGCATCCCTTCATGCCCTTCATCACCGAAGAGCTGTGGCACAAGCTGGGCGAGCGGCCCTACGAGCTGATCGTGGCGCAGTGGCCCGTGCCGGAAGCGGAAGTCAGCAAGGACGCGACCGACGCGATCGACTGGGTGATCGACCTCACCACCAGCACCCGCAGCGCCAAGAACGAGCTCGGCATCGCGCCGGGTGCCAAGCTGGCGGCATGGCTGGCCGCGCCGTCTGACGTCGCCGCGCGCACCATCGAGCGCAGCAGCGCCGCGATCGAGCGCCTCGCGCGCCTCACCCCGGTGACCATCGGTGAAGCCCCCGCAGGCCCCGCGATGCAGGTGACCGCGGGCGAGGATGTGTTCGTGATCCCGCTTGAAGGGATCGTCGACATCGCGGCGGAAAAGGCCCGGCTCGAAAAGGCGCTGGCGACCAGCACCAAGGAAGCCAAATCGCTGGAGGGCCGCCTCTCCAACCCCGCCTTCGCCGAAAAGGCCAAGCCCGAAGCAGTCGAAAAGGCCCGCGCCGATCTCGCCCACCACACGGGCGAGGTCGAGCGGCTGACGGCGGCACTGGCGCGGCTGGGGTAG
- a CDS encoding MlaE family lipid ABC transporter permease subunit, producing the protein MQQGAEYSLDEHGADGTRLVLSGHLTLASIAPFDRAVKAIEGPIHAIDLAGVEEIDTVGAWVVCRAAHRLSSEITGASPEAQRLLASVQDIDVDGPMRPPRPPVWERVPLAVGDKIFGARRGIYGVVGFFGQILIGAGSLIRHPRRFPIKALVHQMELVGVTALPIIGLMSFLIGIVIAQQGSVQLEQFGAEALTVNLVGRITLRELGVLMTAIMVAGRSGSAFAAQLGTMRLTEEIDAMRTIGISPVEVLVIPRILAATFMMVLLGFYASAMAIIGGAVVGDLTLGIPFWTFLSRIQEVVPEHDLWVGIIKAPVFGLIVALAGCYHGLQVRGNSEEVGRRTTMAVVSAIFAVIVLDAFFAVFFTEIGWG; encoded by the coding sequence ATGCAGCAGGGCGCGGAATATTCGCTGGACGAACACGGCGCGGATGGCACCCGGCTGGTGCTGTCGGGGCACCTGACGCTGGCAAGCATCGCCCCCTTCGACCGCGCGGTGAAGGCGATCGAAGGGCCGATCCACGCCATCGATCTGGCCGGGGTCGAGGAAATCGACACCGTGGGCGCATGGGTGGTGTGCCGCGCCGCGCACCGGCTTTCGAGCGAGATCACCGGCGCCAGCCCCGAGGCCCAGCGCCTGCTCGCCTCGGTGCAGGACATCGACGTCGACGGCCCGATGCGCCCCCCGCGCCCGCCGGTGTGGGAGCGCGTGCCGCTGGCGGTGGGCGACAAGATCTTCGGCGCGCGTCGCGGCATCTATGGCGTTGTCGGCTTCTTCGGGCAGATCCTGATCGGCGCGGGCAGCCTGATCCGCCACCCGCGACGCTTTCCGATCAAGGCGCTGGTGCACCAGATGGAGCTGGTCGGCGTCACCGCGCTACCGATTATCGGCCTGATGAGCTTCCTGATCGGCATCGTCATCGCCCAGCAGGGCTCGGTGCAGCTCGAGCAATTCGGAGCCGAGGCGCTGACGGTCAACCTCGTCGGGCGCATCACGCTGCGCGAGCTCGGCGTTCTGATGACCGCGATCATGGTCGCCGGCCGGTCGGGCAGCGCCTTTGCCGCGCAGCTCGGCACGATGCGGCTGACCGAGGAGATCGACGCGATGCGCACCATCGGCATCTCGCCGGTGGAAGTGCTGGTGATCCCGCGCATCCTTGCGGCGACCTTCATGATGGTGCTGCTCGGCTTCTACGCCTCGGCCATGGCGATCATCGGCGGGGCGGTGGTGGGCGACCTGACGCTGGGCATCCCGTTCTGGACATTCCTCAGCCGCATTCAGGAAGTCGTGCCCGAGCATGACCTGTGGGTCGGCATCATCAAGGCTCCGGTGTTCGGGCTGATCGTGGCGCTGGCGGGCTGCTATCACGGGCTGCAGGTGCGCGGCAATTCGGAGGAGGTCGGACGGCGCACCACCATGGCGGTGGTCTCGGCGATCTTCGCGGTGATCGTGCTCGATGCCTTCTTCGCGGTGTTCTTCACCGAGATCGGGTGGGGCTGA
- a CDS encoding ATP-binding cassette domain-containing protein, producing the protein MRINRHEGDDAPPIVIEGLVNRFGDVAVHDGLDLTVRRGEILGVVGGSGTGKSVLMRSIIGLQRPEAGRIDVLGRCITEADLDQGIGVRRRWGVLFQGGALFSTLTVGENVEVPLRKYYPDLRPELRAEIARYKVILSGLPEDAVAKFPSELSGGMKKRAGLARALALDPELLFLDEPTAGLDPIGAANFDRLTRELKETLGLTVFLITHDLDTLYEICDRVAVLADQKVIAVGTIPELIATGHPWIEEYFNGPRGRAAEASHLRGRE; encoded by the coding sequence ATGCGAATCAACCGACATGAGGGCGATGATGCGCCCCCGATCGTGATCGAGGGGCTGGTCAACCGCTTCGGCGATGTCGCCGTCCACGACGGTCTCGACCTCACGGTGCGGCGCGGCGAGATCCTTGGCGTGGTCGGCGGGTCGGGCACGGGCAAATCGGTGCTGATGCGCTCGATCATCGGGCTTCAGCGGCCCGAGGCCGGGCGGATCGACGTGCTGGGCCGCTGCATCACCGAGGCCGATCTCGACCAAGGCATCGGCGTGCGCCGCCGCTGGGGGGTGCTGTTTCAGGGCGGGGCGCTGTTCTCCACGCTGACGGTGGGCGAAAATGTCGAGGTGCCGCTGCGCAAGTACTACCCCGATCTGCGCCCCGAACTGCGCGCCGAGATTGCCCGCTACAAGGTGATCCTGTCGGGCCTGCCCGAAGATGCGGTGGCGAAATTCCCCTCCGAACTTTCGGGCGGGATGAAGAAGCGCGCCGGGCTGGCCCGCGCGCTGGCGCTCGATCCCGAACTGCTGTTCCTCGATGAACCCACCGCCGGGCTCGACCCGATCGGCGCGGCCAATTTCGACCGGCTGACCCGCGAGCTGAAGGAAACGCTGGGCCTCACGGTGTTCCTCATCACCCACGATCTCGATACGCTTTACGAGATCTGCGACCGCGTGGCCGTGCTGGCCGACCAGAAAGTCATCGCGGTCGGCACGATCCCCGAACTGATCGCCACCGGCCACCCGTGGATCGAGGAATATTTCAACGGCCCCCGCGGCCGCGCGGCCGAGGCGTCGCACCTCAGGGGCAGGGAATGA
- a CDS encoding MlaD family protein, with product METRANHLWVGAVTLVLLAALAAFIVWIARLGEGAQDEYDIFYGQSVSGLANGSQVSFAGVPVGQVTEIDLADGNPEFVRVRIKVKSDVPILVGTQATIQASFTGVSTILLDGARKDAPPITCETTACPEGRPVIPPGRGGFGEIVANAPLLLERLATLTEQLNIILGPDNQEELAGILRNSNRLTGGLADAAPELTANLKEFRTTMQEFNQALDAYEKLAATTEGLLNKEGEPLAKELRGTLESANAALASLSATLEDTRPAARQLRTTTLPAAEATLEDLRATSRALRAVTEKLESEGAGSLVGGKSLPDYKPE from the coding sequence ATGGAAACCAGAGCCAATCATCTGTGGGTCGGCGCGGTCACGCTGGTGCTGCTGGCGGCGCTCGCGGCCTTCATCGTCTGGATCGCCCGGCTGGGCGAGGGCGCGCAGGACGAATACGACATCTTCTACGGCCAGTCGGTCTCCGGCCTTGCCAATGGCAGTCAGGTGAGTTTCGCCGGGGTGCCGGTGGGGCAGGTGACCGAAATCGACCTCGCCGATGGCAACCCCGAATTCGTCCGCGTGCGGATCAAGGTGAAGAGCGACGTGCCGATCCTCGTCGGCACGCAGGCGACCATTCAGGCGAGCTTTACCGGGGTTTCGACCATCCTGCTCGATGGCGCGCGCAAGGATGCGCCGCCGATCACCTGCGAAACCACCGCCTGCCCCGAAGGGCGCCCGGTGATCCCGCCGGGCCGCGGCGGCTTCGGCGAGATCGTTGCCAACGCGCCGCTGCTGCTGGAACGGCTGGCAACCCTGACCGAGCAGCTCAACATCATCCTCGGCCCGGACAATCAGGAAGAGCTGGCGGGAATCCTGCGCAATTCTAACCGTCTGACCGGCGGGCTTGCCGATGCCGCACCGGAACTGACCGCCAATCTCAAGGAATTCCGCACCACGATGCAGGAATTCAATCAGGCGCTCGATGCCTATGAAAAGCTCGCCGCGACCACCGAAGGCCTGTTGAACAAGGAAGGCGAGCCGCTGGCGAAGGAACTGCGCGGGACGCTCGAAAGCGCCAATGCCGCACTCGCCTCGCTTTCGGCGACGCTGGAGGACACGCGGCCCGCCGCGCGCCAACTGCGCACCACCACGCTGCCCGCTGCCGAGGCGACGCTCGAAGACCTGCGCGCCACCAGCCGCGCGCTGCGTGCGGTCACCGAAAAGCTGGAAAGCGAAGGCGCGGGATCGCTCGTCGGCGGCAAGTCGCTGCCCGACTACAAGCCCGAATGA
- a CDS encoding ABC-type transport auxiliary lipoprotein family protein: MILKYRPILVAPLLAALAGCISLGGEPPESLLTLSPEARAPAGPGASGADRPVIAVLGIDTPAKLDVLRVPVAVSDTELAYLQEAFWVEKPARLFRRLVGETIRARGNAMVVDGDDVATLATVSLRGTLIDLGYDAQTSSAVVRFDAVRIGREGAVTTRRFEARETGVPAEARAVGAALNAASNRVAGEVADWVAGG, translated from the coding sequence ATGATACTGAAATACCGCCCGATCCTCGTCGCCCCGCTGCTGGCGGCGCTCGCGGGCTGCATCAGCCTCGGCGGCGAACCGCCCGAGAGCCTGCTGACCCTCAGCCCCGAGGCGCGCGCTCCCGCAGGGCCGGGCGCAAGCGGGGCCGACCGCCCGGTGATCGCGGTGCTGGGGATCGACACCCCGGCCAAGCTCGACGTGCTGCGCGTGCCGGTGGCGGTGAGCGATACCGAGCTTGCCTATCTGCAAGAAGCCTTCTGGGTCGAAAAGCCCGCCCGCCTGTTCCGCCGTCTGGTGGGCGAGACGATCCGCGCGCGCGGCAATGCCATGGTGGTCGACGGCGATGATGTCGCGACGCTCGCCACGGTCAGCCTGCGCGGCACGCTGATCGATCTGGGTTATGACGCGCAGACCTCGTCAGCGGTGGTGCGGTTCGATGCGGTGCGGATCGGCCGCGAGGGCGCGGTTACCACCCGCCGCTTCGAAGCGCGCGAGACCGGCGTCCCGGCCGAAGCGCGCGCGGTCGGCGCGGCGCTCAATGCGGCTTCGAACCGGGTCGCGGGTGAAGTCGCGGACTGGGTCGCGGGGGGTTAG